One window of the Anopheles cruzii chromosome 2, idAnoCruzAS_RS32_06, whole genome shotgun sequence genome contains the following:
- the LOC128278203 gene encoding exosome complex component MTR3-like, with protein sequence MPQDTKRINGPDSSTSYVAFCKDNAAQCFEERLKQAIGKGGSRKDGRSVSGSRKYFAKIGVVSTAKGSAYIELGNTKVIVSVFDPREIPKQSKFCGVGELYCDFRFSPFASLQRKAPQPDSRERSMATALASALNPAVCRHLFPNLQIDVFANVLEDDGSALAVAITAAGLALADACVPMFDIVVATNAGIVGDRVLVDPTAEEERLCEEGSALDNHGLVLLAKLPTLDQVSEIRQHGNVSVGTLWEACRQLSGACGELIPIVKYVLVSKVKNRLQEIDIASDEENELETEKPNEEPLGGVSVKEER encoded by the exons ATGCCACAGGATACGAAACGGATAAATGGGCCGGACAGTTCCACGTCGTATGTAGCTTTCTGCAAGGATAACGCAGCGCAATGCTTCGAAGAACGATTAAAGCAAGCCATCGGTAAAGGCGGCTCACGCAAAGATGGGCGCAGCGTAAGCGGAAGCCGTAAATATT TTGCAAAGATCGGCGTTGTGTCCACTGCAAAAGGCTCGGCGTACATCGAGCTGGGCAACACGAAAGTCATCGTGTCGGTATTTGATCCGCGGGAAATACCGAAGCAAAGCAAATTCTGTGGGGTCGGCGAGCTGTACTGCGATTTCCGGTTTTCTCCATTCGCGTCACTGCAACGGAAAGCACCACAGCCGGATTCCCGGGAGCGTAGCATGGCCACGGCCCTGGCCAGTGCTTTGAATCCGGCCGTTTGCCGGCATCTGTTTCCGAACCTGCAGATTGATGTGTTTGCAAACGTGCTGGAGGACGACGGGTCAGCACTGGCGGTGGCAATAACGGCAGCCGGGTTGGCGCTGGCCGATGCGTGCGTTCCTATGTTCGACATAGTGGTAGCCACTAATGCCGGCATTGTGGGCGACCGTGTTTTGGTCGATCCGACGGCGGAAGAAGAGCGCCTCTGTGAGGAAGGATCTGCGCTGGACAACCACGGGCTCGTGCTGCTTGCGAAGCTACCGACGCTTGACCAAGTGTCGGAAATTCGGCAGCATGGTAACGTTTCGGTTGGGACGCTGTGGGAAGCGTGTCGGCAGCTGAGTGGGGCCTGTGGTGAGCTGATTCCGATAGTGAAGTACGTTTTGGTTAGTAAGGTAAAGAACAGGCTGCAGGAAATCGATATCGCGAGCGATGAGGAGAACGAGCTAGAGACAGAGAAGCCAAATGAGGAACCGCTTGGTGGCGTTTCAGTGAAGGAGGAGCGATGA
- the LOC128269480 gene encoding zinc finger protein 14-like — MTHKDKYYQYQCPYCPARFATALQKKFHIHTHTGEKPYVCKICNKAFHAATTLTQHKRIHNEDKHHQCPHCPSKFPQPSQLKIHIRTHTGERPFVCKTCNKAFHDDNILRYHTRTHNEDDGFQCPRCPAHFAQSTQLRIHIRTHTGEKPYVCNICQKRFPESSQLTIHIRTHTGEKPFVCEACNKSFASSNSLNRHTKTHNKDEHHQCPHCPFMSPHLSQLQVHIRTHTGEKPYVCEICNKGFYAANTLKKHKKIHNKDLHHQCPHCPSTFPHPFQLKIHIRTHTGEKPFACKMCNKAFSSPCHLSRHVKNHSKDK; from the exons ATGACTCACAAGGACAAATACTATCAATATCAGTGTCCTTACTGTCCTGCCCGGTTTGCGACGGCATTGCAGAAAAAGTTTCAcatccacacgcacaccggcgaaaagccttatgtgtgtaaaatttGCAACAAAGCGTTCCACGCAGCTACCACTCTGACGCAGCACAAACGAATTCACAACGAGGACAAACATCACCAGTGCCCCCACTGCCCGTCCAAGTTCCCACAACCATCTCAACTAAAGATTCACattcgcacgcacaccggcgagcGGCCGTTTGTGTGCAAAACCTGCAACAAAGCATTTCACGATGACAACATTCTGAGATATCATACCAGGACCCACAACGAAGACGACGGGTTTCAGTGCCCTCGATGTCCGGCTCACTTTGCGCAGTCAACTCAGCTAaggattcatatccgcacgcacacgggtGAAAAACCCTACGTGTGCAACATTTGCCAAAAA cggttcccggaatCGTCCCAGTTAACGATTCACATCCGAACCcacaccggtgagaagccgtttgtgtgtgaggcTTGCAACAAATCGTTCGCTTCGTCAAACAGCTTGAATAGGCACACCAAAACGCACAACAAGGACGAACATCATCAGTGCCCTCACTGTCCTTTCATGTCCCCACATCTATCCCAGTTACAAGTGCACATCCGCACacataccggtgaaaagccatACGTCTGCGAAATCTGCAACAAAGGCTTCTATGCGGCAAACACGCTGAAGAAGCACAAGAagattcacaacaaggacctacaccatcagtgtcctcactgtCCCTCCACATTCCCTCATCCATTTCAGTTAAAAATTCACATCCgaactcataccggcgaaaagccgtttgcATGTAAAATGTGCAATAAAGCTTTCAGTTCGCCATGTCACTTGAGTAGGCATGTTAAAAATCACAGCAAGGACAAATAG
- the LOC128268142 gene encoding glycoprotein endo-alpha-1,2-mannosidase-like protein, translating to MTVFGHHKLSSIKSMKLFICLVGVTSFLLLIFCLYTTISTPEKEVAPLSLPNDGYQNVVSYELRRSQTIVPEKYNEHQVRERIIRDKIKRLVGSNKPPQAATGGRSSSSDHRNRTFTKSRNVHIFYHGSVAWYKPTEPTPHPPGGGKLLARIYANSSVSFRPHDEPTVVNTAFYPKRKLYNTSEAIVREHFDEIQNCGIGTVVLGWEPHFSEYQLRMIFKVAHHFDLKVAIEVLEYPDRTIESVRSNIKYFADTFGDTTGPLCYYRVLSKQRNLPLFYVRKAYRIPDSDWKRLLNRNGILSIRGTSYDAIVLAHIASEEHKSMVRRAGFDGFYTYLPSNGASYASTWKNWNDLKRFADSYRLLFVPTIGPGFYDRKKYQRNVHQNHGITNIKRYRSNGQYFDVGWRTALKNGAQIVTINSYNNWVDGTQIEAAIPVFGFRDYLPGPPEKYLDLTQSWVEEYIKYKLNNIRINKKTELTLNCYEFINATIC from the coding sequence ATGAcggtttttggccaccatAAGCTCAGCAGCATCAAGTCGATGAAATTGTTCATCTGCTTAGTTGGCGTGACGTCGTTTCTGCTGCTGATATTCTGCCTGTACACTACAATAAGTACGCCGGAGAAGGAAGTGGCACCGCTCTCGCTGCCCAACGATGGGTACCAGAATGTGGTCTCGTACGAGTTGCGGCGCAGCCAAACGATCGTGCCGGAGAAGTACAATGAGCACCAGGTGAGGGAACGCATCATTCGCGACAAAATCAAACGACTAGTGGGCAGCAACAAGCCACCACAGGCCGCCACCGGGGGACGGTCCTCGTCttcggaccatcggaacagAACATTCACCAAGAGCCGGAACGTGCACATCTTTTACCACGGCTCGGTGGCGTGGTACAAACCGACGGAACCGACGCCGCATCCGCCGGGCGGCGGTAAGCTATTGGCGCGCATTTACGCAAAcagttcggtttcgtttcgaccGCACGATGAACCCACCGTCGTCAATACGGCTTTCTATCCGAAGCGCAAACTGTACAACACCAGCGAAGCCATCGTGCGCGAGCATTTCGATGAAATTCAGAACTGTGGCATCGGCACGGTCGTGCTCGGTTGGGAGCCACACTTTTCCGAGTACCAGCTGCGAATGATCTTCAAAGTGGCGCACCATTTCGATCTCAAAGTCGCCATTGAAGTGCTAGAGTACCCagatcgaacgatcgaaagcGTGCGAAGCAACATCAAGTACTTCGCGGACACATTTGGCGACACAACCGGGCCGCTCTGCTACTACCGTGTGCTCTCGAAACAGCGTAATCTGCCGCTGTTCTACGTGCGAAAAGCGTACCGCATCCCGGACTCCGACTGGAAGCGACTGCTGAACCGCAACGGAATACTCTCGATCCGGGGAACAAGCTACGACGCGATCGTGCTAGCACACATCGCCTCGGAGGAGCACAAATCGATGGTCCGCCGGGCTGGGTTCGACGGGTTCTACACGTATCTGCCCAGCAATGGTGCCAGCTATGCGTCCACGTGGAAGAATTGGAACGATCTGAAACGGTTTGCCGACAGCTACCGGCTACTGTTTGTGCCCACGATCGGGCCCGGGTTTTACGATCGCAAAAAATACCAACGCAATGTACACCAAAACCACGGCATAACCAACATCAAACGGTACCGCTCGAATGGGCAGTACTTTGACGTGGGGTGGCGCACGGCCCTGAAGAACGGGGCCCAGATCGTGACCATCAACAGCTACAACAACTGGGTCGACGGTACGCAAATCGAGGCCGCGATTCCGGTGTTTGGCTTCCGCGACTATCTACCGGGGCCGCCGGAGAAATATCTTGACCTAACACAGTCCTGGGTGGAGGAGTACATAAAGTACAAGCTGAACAACATAAGGATCAACAAGAAGACGGAGCTCACGCTCAACTGTTACGAGTTCATCAACGCTACCATATGCTAG
- the LOC128269265 gene encoding transcription factor Adf-1-like — protein MTFEEQLIAKVRANEVLYNVKNVNYRRKNDKERLWQQIAYELHCSVEVCKRRWKSLRDKFIKLSRIEQSARGTSDEEQPKKWRYYDSLTFLQGYNKASVSTTSTFLEGMFMGDERYVDIKCEHPGSRQQHQHQQQQQQQQYVRNDTTVAVAVECSSGIVSTDRFAADGRGGATVTLDIPSSTVGGSGRKRSSLDLIESECVKIIRTAAEAIQLEASCNIRKSSTQLLFEALALRIDEANLPAARLNALQTAVTNLVYSNL, from the exons ATGACTTTCGAGGAGCAATTAATCGCAAAAGTTCGTGCAAATGAAGTGCTTTATAACGTAAAAAACGTCAACTATCGAAGGAAAAACGACAAGGAACGGCTGTGGCAACAGATCGCATACGAGCTGCACTGCTCAG TGGAAGTTTGCAAACGTaggtggaaaagtttgcgGGACAAGTTCATCAAGCTGAGCCGCATCGAACAGTCCGCCCGAGGGACATCCGACGAAGAGCAACCGAAGAAGTGGCGATACTACGACAGCTTGACGTTTCTGCAAGGATACAACAAAGCCTCGGT GTCCACAACATCAACCTTTCTGGAAGGAATGTTCATGGGCGACGAACGGTACGTGGACATCAAGTGTGAGCATCCCGGCTcccgacagcagcaccagcaccagcaacagcagcaacagcagcagtacgtGCGCAACGATacgacggtggccgtggcagTGGAGTGCAGTTCCGGTATCGTCAGCACCGACCGCTTTGCTGCGGACGGTCGCGGCGGAGCCACGGTTACACTGGACATACCAAGCAGCACCGTAGGCGGCAGTGGCCGGAAACGCTCGTCGTTGGATCTCATCGAATCGGAATGTGTGAAAATCATCCGGACGGCGGCCGAAGCCATCCAGCTGGAGGCCAGCTGCAATATTCGCAAAAGTAGCACCCAGCTCCTCTTCGAAGCCCTGGCGCTTCGCATCGATGAAGCCAATTTGCCAGCCGCTCGCCTGAACGCCCTGCAAACCGCTGTAACCAACTTGGTGTATTCCAACTTATGA
- the LOC128268141 gene encoding exportin-4-like encodes MDETYLKNLETAAHIIMAPPNSITNQQRQESETLFTNFRKTKAPYALCQTVLEKSSVDLVLFEAADVLKKAIVGEWKFIAEQDRVSLRQYLLNYVINRDIPVFIRDKLLQVVAIMIKRASLEDHGIERGQIIEETKKMLTSGDLKQQILSCSIMLAVLEEYCNIVRSDDTGLNTLEHFKAKKQFEDSDLLKTFVMTLQAMVEVVSAFDAANSVQMYFFKQLLTVMETVLTWGFLLPNLQNVRVMHTLSKRIIDTSETVTKALHAPPLRLQAQWKSVILDPKVMEVFFHTYWKTREIDDLQPKALICILQLSTLRGPIITENIDESMAYLANYLTHFLSMLTNIEIKDKEAYSFSLILRKLFQFLPAGMLKMLPNSLFDASMQQCFTMTMKFFELSAAEESASPDEALYIDALSNMLGIWLSFLNDKQNYPIEPMLPYITQMFEKYVQCHLAPPQGVRGCGSRENDGERENEITDIDEPDRERFKEQLAIMGFFGREILLHALGLLAGLLEDRTRKLGTHLHMLHASQSLSISGVASLVNLFEDIHWLLLISGHVMAMESVGEVASIPNAVLSICAQQVDAGVTDVSTSLKLLASPNQDIQELPNAEANVDPVLRLMAAGFRLCELEKTAIEVRMYQFLSPELSTTLLWFLRHWCDSYVMTIDKSTANNIFSNAFGIGTGGALWVINYLLNKICLNAQHLRAEQGVMEESIELLLALQRNKARSQTIFNSEYFRSICDLKSFELQASVKRKLLRGFVTIASSVEGDEIRTEYITRIVQGTKEKYGVVLTTFQQQAHVHQSEQFKEQVVEVLEETIGCVQGAFGSLMTILFHEIQPICKQLASFMSVYKNDTMIVELVLELLNELEQSADVKMVRIAVHQYSMDVISVYVKNNTNRISLDPTNNERDPQDLILILKLINGLSMRNVVNDDDEETIQQASDVCIYGLTNIVPLITVELIRYPELCYQYYITITTFVESKSYVVPTLHPDFLKQMVSSVELGLTSFTSDVELKCLEFIEAFAQVVLCHQNPESQVAQLLQSFLKLMLDMTIGQKIDWNNTTDWYKAMFAVVCCFPQTFKDLVQSFLQEHVDSSTDKAKEMINESLMRLNQIEFINVRLMKIRFVDWFDRFVSLVSLTYRK; translated from the exons ATGGACGAAACATATCTGAAGAATCTCGAAACGGCGGCCCACATTATCATG GCCCCACCAAACTCCATCACcaaccagcagcggcaggaatCGGAGACCCTGTTTACGAACTTCCGTAAAACGAAGGCACCGTACGCACTCTGCCAGACGGTGCTGGAGAAGTCATCCGTCGACCTGGTGCTGTTCGAAGCGGCCGACGTGCTCAAGAAGGCCATCGTCGGCGAGTGGAAGTTTATCGCCGAGCAGGATCGCGTGTCCCTGCGGCAGTACCTGTTGAACTATGTCATCAACCGTGACATTCCGGTGTTCATCCGGGACAAGCTGCTGCAGGTCGTGGCGATCATGATCAAGCGTGCCAGCCTCGAAGATCACGGCATCGAGCGGGGCCAGATAATcgaggaaacgaaaaagatgCTCACTTCGGGCGACCTGAAGCAGCAGATTCTGAGCTGCAGCATTatgctggcggtgctggagGAGTACTGCAACATCGTGCGCTCGGACGATACCGGCCTGAATACGCTGGAACACTTTAAGGCCAAAAAGCAGTTCGAGGACTCGGACCTGCTGAAAACGTTCGTCATGACGCTGCAGGCGATGGTGGAGGTGGTGAGCGCGTTCGATGCGGCCAACAGCGTGCAGATGTACTTCTTCAAGCAACTGCTCACCGTGATGGAAACCGTTCTGACGTGGGGCTTCCTACTGCCGAACCTGCAGAATGTGCGCGTCATGCACACGCTCTCGAAGCGCATCATTGACACGTCGGAAACGGTGACGAAGGCCCTTCATGCGCCTCCGCTCCGGCTGCAGGCCCAGTGGAAGAGTGTCATTCTCGATCCGAAAGTGATGGAAGTGTTTTTTCACACGTACTGGAAGACCCGCGAGATCGACGATCTGCAACCGAAAGCCCTGATCTGCATCCTGCAACTGTCCACACTGCGGGGTCCGATCATAACGGAAAACATCGACGAAAGCATGGCGTACCTGGCCAACTACCTGACGCACTTTCTGTCGATGCTGACAAA CATCGAAATCAAGGACAAGGAAGCGTACAGCTTTTCGTTGATCCTGCGCAAACTGTTCCAGTTCCTACCGGCCGGGATGCTCAAGATGCTGCCCAACTCGCTGTTCGACGCGTCCATGCAGCAGTGCTtcacgatgacgatgaagtTCTTTGAGCTGTCCGCCGCCGAAGAGTCGGCCTCTCCGGATGAAGCCCTGTACATTGACGCCCTCAGCAACATGCTCGGTATATGGTTGTCGTTTTTGAACGACAAACAAAACTACCCGATCGAACCGATGCTACCGTACATTACGCAAATGTTCGAAAAGTACGTCCAGTGCCACCTGGCACCGCCGCAGGGTGTGCGTGGTTGCGGGAGCCGTGAGAACGATGGTGAACGCGAGAACGAGATCACCGACATCgacgaaccggaccgggagcGTTTCAAGGAGCAGCTGGCGATCATGGGATTTTTTGGGCGCGAAATACTACTCCACGCACTCGGTCTGCTGGCCGGGCTGCTGGAGGACCGAACGCGCAAACTTGGCACACACCTGCACATGCTGCACGCCTCCCAGTCGCTGTCGATCTCGGGCGTGGCCAGTCTGGTGAATCTGTTCGAGGACATCcactggctgctgctgatcagTGGGCACGTGATGGCGATGGAATCGGTGGGCGAGGTAGCGTCCATTCCGAATGCCGTCCTCAGCATCTGCGCCCAGCAGGTGGACGCCGGAGTGACCGATGTGTCGACCAGCTTGAAGCTGCTGGCCTCCCCGAACCAGGACATACAGGAGCTGCCGAACGCGGAGGCAAACGTGGACCCGGTGCTGCGGCTGATGGCGGCCGGCTTTCGGTTGTGCGAGCTGGAGAAGACGGCCATCGAGGTGCGCATGTACCAGTTTCTGAGTCCCGAGCTGAGCACCACGTTGCTGTGGTTCCTGCGGCACTGGTGCGACTCGTACGTGATGACGATCGACAAGTCAACGGCGAACAACATTTTCTCGAACGCATTCGGTATCGGCACCGGGGGCGCCCTGTGGGTGATCAATTATTTGCTGAACAAAATCTGTCTGAACGCGCAGCACCTGCGGGCCGAGCAGGGCGTGATGGAGGAGAgcatcgagctgctgctggcgctgcagcGCAACAAGGCGCGCTCGCAGACCATCTTCAACTCCGAGTACTTCCGGTCGATCTGCGATCTGAAGAGCTTCGAGCTGCAGGCCAGTGTCAAGCGAAAGCTGCTCCGTGGCTTCGTGACGATCGCTTCCAGTGTCGAGGGCGACGAAATACGCACCGAGTACATCACGCGCATCGTGCAGGGGACGAAGGAAAAGTACGGCGTCGTGCTGACCACGTTCCAGCAGCAGGCGCACGTGCACCAGAGCGAGCAGTTCAAGGAGCAGGTCGTTGAGGTTCTCGAGGAAACGATCGGTTGCGTGCAGGGCGCGTTTGGCAGCCTCATGACCATCCTGTTCCACGAGATACAGCCGATCTGCAAGCAGCTCGCCAGTTTTATGTCCGTCTACAAAAACGACACG ATGATTGTGGAGCTTGTCTTGGAACTGCTGAACGAGCTGGAGCAATCGGCCGATGTGAAGATGGTCCGCATCGCGGTGCACCAGTACAGCATGGACGTGATAAGTGTGTACGTTAAGAACAACACCAATCGCATCTCGCTGGATCCGACCAACAACGAGCGGGACCCGCAAGACTTGATCCTCATCCTGAAACTCATCAACGGTCTCAGTATGCGCAATGTcgtcaacgacgacgacgaagagacGATCCAGCAGGCGTCGGACGTGTGTATCTACGGGCTGACAAACATTGTGCCATTGATAACCGTGGAATTGATTCGCTATCCCGAGCTCTGCTATCAGTACTACATCACCATTACGACGTTCGTGGAGTCCAAGTCCTATGTG GTTCCCACGCTACATCCGGATTTTTTGAAGCAGATGGTATCATCGGTAGAGCTTGGACTGACATCGTTCACGTCGGACGTGGAGCTCAAGTGTCTCGAGTTTATCGAGGCCTTCGCCCAGGTCGTGCTGTGCCACCAGAACCCGGAATCGCAGGTCGCTCAGCTGCTGCAATCGTTCCTGAAGCTGATGCTGGATATGACGATTGGGCAAAAGATCGATTGGAACAACACGACCGACTGGTATAAGGCCATGTTTGCGGTCGTTTGCTGCTTTCCGCAGACGTTCAAGGACTTGGTGCAGAGCTTCCTGCAGGAGCACGTGGACAGTAGTACCGACAAGGCGAAGGAGATGATCAACGAAAGCTTGATGCGGTTGAACCAGATCGAGTTCATCAACGTGCGGTTGATGAAGATTCGGTTTGTCGATTGGTTCGatcgcttcgtttcgctggTGAGTCTTACGTATAGGAAGTAA
- the LOC128269264 gene encoding oocyte zinc finger protein XlCOF8.4-like has translation MSVSTVSSIIKESLFLLQIQIAAGDGLPNWICSRCKELLYAVYRFKRTTHQTAARLAQYRPHSGTVSEPLECADVQQENLQPIEEVDFDSTIEFLSSAGSAVDDEELPYLQQQLLVEENASAGDDDGVDTNHLDDGSESEITLSLKMEILTQPQRRPPRCPKCGVQTSALSVHLCSDSNERPYQCTECERCFTTVKSLRVHVVTHEFERQHVCSICNRAFHYRWSLAKHLRTHTGEKPFPCQHDGCPKRFASSSNLRQHEKVHIRLDQWEYMCDMCGVHFTNRNGLESHRKYKHK, from the exons ATGAGTGTTTCCACCGTTAGCAGTATCATCAAAGAATCTCTTTTTCTGCTGCAGATTCAG ATTGCGGCTGGTGATGGTTTGCCGAATTGGATATGCAGCCGGTGCAAAGAGCTTCTGTACGCCGTTTACCGATTCAAACGGACGACACACCAGACCGCTGCTCGTTTGGCACAGTATAGGCCGCACAGTGGGACAGTTTCCGAGCCACTGGAATGCGCCGATGTTCAGCAGGAGAATCTTCAACCAATCGAGGAGGTGGACTTTGATTCGACGATCGAATTCCTATCATCAGCGGGCTCAGCCGTGGACGATGAAGAGCTTCCATAtctacagcagcagctcttGGTGGAAGAGAATGCATccgccggcgacgatgacggtgtAGATACCAACCATTTGGACGACGGTTCGGAGTCTGAAATCACCTTAAGCCTTAAGATGGAGATTCTGACTCAACCGCAACGGAGACCACCCCGGTGCCCGAAGTGCGGTGTGCAGACGTCTGCCTTGTCCGTCCACCTGTGCTCGGACTCGAACGAACGTCCTTACCAGTGCACCGAGTGTGAGAGATGCTTCACCACGGTGAAAAGCCTCCGAGTCCACGTCGTGACGCACGAGTTCGAACGGCAGCACGTGTGCTCGATTTGCAACCGGGCCTTCCACTACCGCTGGTCACTGGCCAAACACCTGCGTACGCACACCGGTGAAAAACCGTTCCCGTGCCAGCACGATGGCTGCCCGAAACGGTTTGCCAGTTCGTCGAACCTTCGGCAGCACGAAAAGGTACATATTCGCCTTGACCAATGGGAGTATATGTGTGACATGTGCGGAGTCCACTTTacgaaccgaaacgggttGGAAAGCCACCGAAAGTACAAGCACAAGTAG